The Acidimicrobiales bacterium nucleotide sequence AGAACATGGCGACGACGGGCACGTCGGCCACCAGGTCGGCGGTGGGCGCCCGCACGTGCATGCGCCGCTGGAGGACCTGGAAGCTCGGGCGCCCGGCCCCGTCGAACGCCACCACCTCGCCGTCGAGCACGGCGTCGTGGCCCGCGCCCCCCAGGGCCGGGCCCAGGGCGGCCAGCTCGGGGTAGTGCGACGTGACGTCGCGCCCGTTGCGGCTGGCGATCCGCGCCCGCCCCCCGTCGACCGTGACGATGACCCGCACCCCGTCCCACTTGGGCTCGACGAGGTGACCGGCCAGGTCGCGCGGCGGCGTCGTCGAGGCGGCCAGCATGGGTGCCAGCGCGGGCGGTCCCTCCACTACGACGGTGGACCGTCCACGAGGGCGGGGGCGGTGGGGGCGTCGCCGGGAGGGGCGGGGCGGCCGCTGACCGCCGCGGGCGTGGTGGCGTCGGTCAACCGATCAGCTGTCCGAGGTCGAGCCCCAGGTCGAGACCGCGGGCGGGCGCCGGAGCGGGCGCGCCGGCCGGTCGATCGCCGGGGCCAGGGCCGAGGCCATGCCCTTCATGCCCAGGGCGTTGGGGTGGACGGGCGCGGCGGGCGTCGTCGGCACCATCGGCTCCACCCAGCGCACGCCCACGAGCTGGCAGGCGTCGTGGCCGACGCTCGGGGTGTACACGTCGACGTAGGTGGCGCCGGCGGCCGCCGCCGACGCCGCGATCATGGCGTTCAGCTCCTTGTGCCTGGCCCGCAGGTACGGCACGTCGCCGGGGGCCACGGGCATCACGGGCCAGCAGCCCGGGCCGGCGTCGGGGAGGATGGCGGGATAGCCGAGGGCGAAGACCCGGGCCGACGGCGCCCGCCGCTTCGCCTCGGCCAGGACGGCCGTGACCTCGGGAGCGGTGGCGGCGATCCGGCGGCTGATCTCGTCGCCGGCCGGGGTGACGTAGCGGTCCTGGCACGGGGTGCCGAACGGCGCCGGGGCGGCGCACGCCTGGACGATGCCGGCGAAGCCGATGTCGTTGCCGCCGATGCCGACGGTGACGACGGCGGCCGACGCCGTGACGGCGTCCAGCTGCGGCGGGTTCACCCCCCCGGGGACGGTCTGGGGGCCGAGGAGGTGGTCGGTCC carries:
- a CDS encoding SGNH/GDSL hydrolase family protein, which translates into the protein MPTSNRARLLAAGVAALALLLTGPGAVGARAQAGAPPVLVALGDSYTAGPLIPLPTGNPPGCGRSTSNYPHVAAAALGLALTDVSCSGARTDHLLGPQTVPGGVNPPQLDAVTASAAVVTVGIGGNDIGFAGIVQACAAPAPFGTPCQDRYVTPAGDEISRRIAATAPEVTAVLAEAKRRAPSARVFALGYPAILPDAGPGCWPVMPVAPGDVPYLRARHKELNAMIAASAAAAGATYVDVYTPSVGHDACQLVGVRWVEPMVPTTPAAPVHPNALGMKGMASALAPAIDRPARPLRRPPAVSTWGSTSDS